The Cellulophaga sp. L1A9 genome window below encodes:
- a CDS encoding DNA mismatch repair protein MutS encodes MQVLKSFYSDKITGLNKQLSGIKAQLLRSSMVRLVVFLLMIVGIVLFYDNPQVVIGVVLVSIVLFLILVSRHTNLQYKRDKILALLHINETEIKILDRDFHEQPDGSEFKDPLHYFSQDIDLFGKGSFYQYLNRTALPQGSERLASLFVANEITGIEEKQEAIKELSQLPDWRQEFTAVASLVKTETPYQAIIDWIKEYKRFLPKSIKILPPIFWGISILTILGYFIIPLSILALLVVFVVGLIITSFYIKHVNKLSNDTGKIQTTFHQYQKLILEIEKVEFKTKLLKEKRAAILNESEKTSDILKEFSKILDALDQRNNMLFGIFANGFMLWDVYQSYKIEDWISKHGEKIEGWFDTIAFFDAYNSLANFAYNHPEYVFPKLVVSREVLKSEGAGHPLLNPEKSVLNDIQIDSEQFFIITGANMAGKSTFLRTVSLQIVMANVGLPLCAKSVTYSPIKLITSMRTTDSLTDDESYFFSELKRLRFIVDEIKTDRYFIVLDEILKGTNSTDKAIGSRKFVEKLIGGKATGIIATHDLSLCEAANDLPQVKNHYFDAEIIADELHFDYKFKDGICQNMNASFLLKKMQIVD; translated from the coding sequence TGTTTTGGTTTCAATAGTGTTATTTCTTATACTCGTTTCTAGGCATACTAATTTACAATATAAACGTGATAAAATTTTAGCACTTTTACATATCAACGAGACAGAAATCAAAATACTAGATCGGGATTTTCATGAACAGCCAGATGGGAGTGAGTTTAAAGATCCGTTGCATTATTTTAGTCAGGATATTGATTTGTTTGGTAAAGGTTCTTTTTACCAATATTTAAATAGAACAGCATTACCTCAAGGTAGTGAGCGCTTAGCTTCTTTATTTGTAGCAAATGAAATTACGGGGATCGAGGAAAAGCAGGAAGCAATCAAAGAGCTTTCTCAATTACCAGATTGGCGCCAGGAGTTCACGGCAGTAGCATCATTGGTAAAAACAGAAACCCCTTACCAAGCAATTATTGATTGGATTAAAGAATACAAACGTTTTCTGCCTAAGTCTATAAAAATCTTACCTCCAATTTTTTGGGGAATTTCTATTTTAACAATTCTTGGTTATTTTATAATTCCTTTGTCGATTCTTGCTTTATTGGTTGTTTTTGTAGTGGGCCTTATCATTACTAGTTTTTATATAAAGCATGTCAATAAACTATCAAATGATACTGGTAAAATTCAAACCACATTTCATCAATATCAAAAATTAATTCTAGAAATAGAGAAGGTAGAGTTTAAGACGAAACTTTTAAAAGAAAAACGTGCTGCCATTTTAAACGAATCTGAAAAAACATCAGATATACTGAAAGAGTTTTCTAAAATTTTGGATGCTTTAGATCAACGCAATAATATGTTATTCGGTATTTTTGCCAATGGTTTTATGCTTTGGGATGTGTATCAATCTTATAAAATTGAGGATTGGATTTCTAAACATGGTGAAAAGATAGAAGGTTGGTTTGATACCATTGCCTTTTTTGATGCCTATAATAGTCTAGCCAATTTTGCATACAACCATCCTGAATATGTCTTTCCAAAACTAGTTGTTTCTCGTGAAGTATTAAAATCTGAAGGGGCTGGACATCCACTTTTAAATCCAGAAAAAAGTGTTTTAAATGATATTCAGATAGACAGCGAACAGTTTTTTATTATTACAGGAGCCAACATGGCGGGTAAGAGTACTTTTCTACGAACAGTATCGTTGCAAATTGTCATGGCCAACGTTGGTTTGCCTTTATGCGCAAAATCGGTTACCTATTCTCCTATTAAGTTAATTACGAGCATGCGTACTACAGATTCTTTAACAGATGATGAATCGTATTTCTTTTCAGAATTAAAGAGGCTTAGGTTTATCGTAGATGAGATAAAAACAGATCGCTATTTTATTGTACTAGATGAAATTTTAAAAGGAACCAATAGTACCGATAAGGCTATAGGGTCTCGAAAATTTGTAGAAAAACTTATTGGAGGGAAAGCTACGGGTATTATTGCTACGCATGATTTAAGTTTATGTGAGGCTGCTAATGATTTACCACAAGTGAAGAATCATTATTTTGATGCGGAAATCATAGCTGATGAATTGCACTTTGATTATAAATTTAAAGATGGAATTTGCCAGAATATGAACGCCTCTTTCCTATTGAAGAAAATGCAGATTGTAGATTAA
- a CDS encoding metal-dependent hydrolase — protein sequence MDSLTQIVLGAAVGEAVLGKKVGNKAMLFGAIAGTIPDLDVFTRFFTDTISAIEWHRGFSHSIFFSILFAPIFGWIVFKLLPKKEASWKEWSWLMFWGLFTHPILDSFTTWGTQLFWPFKTRLAFQNIFVIDPLYTLPFLVFLVLAMFQKRTSVKRRKYNNWGLIISSAYLLLSLVLKAVTYQKFTTALTAQGISYTEIDTRPSPFNTILWTANVDIKDAYLIANYSFFDTKPISFESYPKHHELLGDLKNNDKVNRLERIAEGWYIITKDNGQLFFNDLRFGLMSMDPKEQNFAFKYQLTNKDGDLEIKETPKDVGDAKKLMRELWNRILGN from the coding sequence ATGGATTCATTAACGCAAATAGTATTAGGTGCTGCTGTAGGAGAGGCTGTTTTAGGAAAGAAAGTAGGCAATAAAGCTATGCTTTTTGGAGCTATTGCAGGTACAATTCCAGACCTAGATGTTTTTACACGTTTTTTTACAGATACGATTTCTGCTATAGAATGGCATCGTGGCTTTAGCCATTCTATCTTTTTTTCAATCCTATTTGCACCTATTTTTGGTTGGATAGTTTTTAAACTACTACCCAAGAAAGAAGCAAGCTGGAAAGAATGGTCTTGGTTAATGTTCTGGGGACTTTTTACGCATCCAATACTAGATTCTTTTACAACATGGGGCACACAACTCTTTTGGCCGTTTAAAACCCGTTTAGCGTTTCAAAATATTTTTGTTATTGATCCTTTGTATACACTACCTTTTTTAGTGTTCTTGGTATTGGCTATGTTTCAAAAAAGAACTTCTGTAAAACGCAGAAAATACAACAACTGGGGATTAATCATTAGTTCTGCCTATTTGTTGTTATCGCTGGTATTAAAAGCAGTGACCTATCAGAAATTCACAACCGCTTTAACAGCGCAAGGTATTTCATATACAGAGATAGATACACGACCGAGTCCGTTTAATACCATTCTTTGGACCGCAAATGTTGATATTAAAGATGCTTATTTAATTGCCAATTATTCGTTTTTTGATACGAAACCTATTTCTTTTGAGTCCTACCCAAAACACCATGAGCTTTTAGGAGATTTAAAGAATAATGATAAAGTAAATCGTTTAGAGCGTATCGCAGAAGGGTGGTATATCATAACAAAAGATAACGGACAATTATTTTTCAATGACCTTAGGTTTGGTTTGATGAGTATGGATCCTAAAGAGCAGAATTTTGCGTTCAAATATCAACTCACGAATAAAGACGGGGATTTGGAAATAAAAGAAACCCCCAAAGATGTGGGGGATGCTAAGAAGTTAATGCGAGAACTTTGGAACCGAATCTTAGGAAACTAA
- a CDS encoding DUF4407 domain-containing protein: protein MLQRFFILCSGADSEILAECSQGERNKYAGIGATVFFTAVMAFIASSYALYTVFDNVYTAAFFGLVWGLLIFNLDRFIVSTIKKRDTFSSELLQATPRIILAVIIAVVISKPLEMKIFEKEINQVLLAQKNELTLANKDQIALQYNPAIEGLNKDIDALKTEIIDQEAETNALYDTYISEAEGTAGTKLLGKGPVYKEKRDKHDAALKELSDLKETNANKITAIASKITALETAYTTTVKDSQPIIDGFDGLMARITALNKLPWLPSFFIFLLFLAIETSPIIAKLLSPKGTYDYKLEEEESVVKSWVTQKVKQRDLLVATDEALNNKIYADLAEEQAIYDYKKQKVEELLKLQADSFHKLQMKNL, encoded by the coding sequence ATGTTACAACGTTTTTTTATTCTGTGCTCAGGAGCAGATTCTGAAATACTCGCTGAATGTTCTCAAGGGGAACGCAATAAATATGCAGGAATAGGTGCTACGGTATTCTTTACTGCTGTAATGGCATTTATTGCTAGTAGTTATGCTTTATATACTGTATTTGACAATGTCTATACTGCTGCTTTCTTCGGACTCGTGTGGGGATTACTAATCTTTAACTTAGATCGCTTTATAGTTTCTACTATTAAAAAAAGGGATACGTTTAGTAGTGAGCTCTTGCAAGCAACACCAAGAATTATTTTGGCCGTCATTATTGCCGTTGTAATCTCTAAGCCGCTAGAAATGAAAATTTTTGAAAAGGAAATTAATCAGGTTTTATTAGCTCAAAAGAATGAACTTACCTTAGCCAACAAAGATCAAATAGCACTACAATATAACCCTGCAATTGAGGGGTTAAATAAAGATATTGACGCTTTAAAAACCGAAATTATTGATCAGGAAGCAGAAACCAATGCGCTATACGACACTTACATATCTGAAGCAGAAGGCACTGCAGGAACAAAGCTTTTAGGGAAAGGACCCGTATATAAAGAAAAAAGAGACAAACATGATGCAGCACTAAAAGAGCTCTCCGATTTAAAAGAAACAAATGCCAATAAAATAACCGCAATAGCATCAAAGATTACAGCACTTGAAACAGCATACACTACTACGGTAAAAGATTCTCAACCTATTATTGATGGTTTTGATGGGCTTATGGCTAGAATCACCGCATTAAATAAATTGCCATGGTTGCCCTCATTCTTTATTTTCTTACTTTTTCTTGCCATAGAAACTTCGCCTATCATTGCGAAACTTCTATCGCCAAAAGGTACTTATGATTATAAACTTGAAGAGGAAGAAAGTGTTGTTAAATCTTGGGTGACTCAAAAAGTGAAGCAGCGCGATTTACTTGTGGCTACAGATGAAGCATTAAATAATAAAATTTATGCGGACCTTGCTGAGGAGCAAGCCATCTACGATTATAAAAAACAAAAAGTAGAAGAATTGCTAAAGCTACAGGCAGATTCATTTCATAAACTGCAAATGAAAAATCTTTAG
- a CDS encoding M56 family metallopeptidase has product MGLYLVKVTACLAIFIVFYKLVLENESMHTFKRFYLISSLIAASIIPAILFTEYIYITPEPILNTYVSEINSDEIPVFSQKIDYLTPTLWTIYGLGVLIFGCKFCSNLFKIGTRIRRNPKIKYQQSIHVLLEERLSPHTFFNFIFLNKQKFEAQEIPAEVLLHEQIHAAQKHSIDVLFIEITQVVLWFNPLIYLFKRAIKLNHEFLADQAVLQKGAELSNYQKILLAFSSNATETQLANAINYSSIKKRFTIMKKTTSKKAIWLRSLLVLPLLTLVLYGFSETQIKQINITKDSVEIKSQEKNESHKRHLIVPTAPTEKNLNDWKNGNKFSIWINGASVNNSQLEKYKASDFYHYISRFIYDNARSKHYPQPYHVHVYTKSAFNEQFTTNDREINILINKDGQFLIQNELVSAPDLKRHLYMLNTDLSKEEKSNQVSALIHISPNAPRQAVNNVATILEEYGCATIDIVEKKEQQDGATKTQLTAYNKLARKYNGMDASTMRIKKGEVDRMEYLYSIMTDKQKKSAEAFPELPPMPEPPMPEPPMSEPQMPEPPMSEPQMPEPPMSEPQMPPSTLKVGKGEVSTIPLPPAPPKTPNDVVSEHERLKKEEKKLNQKEKILAEQEKILVQQEKALQKQEEKLLKSELAVVNEPAPPAPPKSPLDHVIEMAKKDANFYYEGKAITSDEAIDLIKNNNNLNIDTRNTGSKYPSVKISKEPIVIKN; this is encoded by the coding sequence ATGGGACTATATCTTGTAAAAGTAACAGCATGCCTAGCCATCTTTATTGTTTTCTACAAACTCGTATTAGAAAATGAAAGCATGCACACTTTCAAACGGTTTTATTTAATCAGTTCGCTGATTGCTGCTTCAATAATACCTGCTATATTATTTACGGAATACATATATATAACTCCAGAACCTATACTGAATACATATGTATCAGAAATCAATTCAGACGAAATACCTGTGTTTTCTCAAAAAATAGATTATTTAACACCTACTCTTTGGACAATTTACGGACTTGGCGTCTTAATTTTTGGTTGTAAATTTTGTAGCAACCTATTTAAAATAGGTACCCGCATAAGAAGAAACCCTAAAATTAAATACCAACAAAGTATTCATGTATTGTTAGAAGAAAGACTATCGCCACACACGTTCTTTAATTTTATTTTTTTGAACAAACAAAAATTTGAAGCACAGGAAATCCCAGCAGAAGTGTTGTTGCATGAACAAATACATGCCGCTCAAAAACACAGTATAGATGTGCTTTTTATAGAAATAACACAAGTAGTATTATGGTTTAATCCTTTGATCTATTTGTTTAAAAGAGCTATCAAATTGAATCACGAATTTTTAGCAGACCAAGCAGTACTACAAAAAGGTGCTGAATTATCAAATTACCAAAAAATATTATTGGCATTCTCATCAAATGCTACCGAAACCCAATTGGCAAATGCCATCAATTATTCATCAATCAAAAAACGATTTACCATCATGAAAAAAACAACATCAAAAAAAGCCATTTGGCTCCGCAGTTTATTAGTATTACCTCTTTTAACCCTTGTTCTCTATGGTTTTAGTGAAACTCAAATTAAACAAATCAATATAACTAAGGATTCAGTAGAAATTAAAAGTCAAGAAAAAAATGAATCACACAAAAGACATCTAATCGTTCCAACAGCACCTACCGAAAAGAATCTAAATGATTGGAAAAATGGAAATAAGTTTTCTATTTGGATTAATGGAGCATCTGTAAACAACTCTCAATTAGAAAAATATAAAGCTTCTGATTTTTACCATTATATTTCACGTTTCATATATGATAATGCACGAAGCAAACATTACCCTCAACCCTATCATGTCCATGTGTATACTAAAAGCGCTTTTAATGAACAGTTTACTACAAATGACAGAGAAATAAATATTCTAATTAATAAAGACGGTCAATTTTTGATTCAAAATGAACTAGTTTCTGCACCTGATTTAAAACGACACCTATACATGTTAAATACAGACCTTTCAAAAGAAGAGAAATCTAACCAAGTTAGCGCATTAATACATATTAGCCCCAATGCACCAAGACAAGCGGTTAATAACGTAGCTACAATTTTAGAAGAATACGGTTGTGCTACAATTGATATTGTTGAAAAAAAAGAACAGCAAGACGGTGCAACGAAAACGCAACTAACAGCATACAATAAATTAGCCAGGAAGTACAATGGTATGGATGCATCTACCATGCGAATAAAAAAAGGAGAAGTAGACCGTATGGAATATCTCTATAGCATCATGACCGACAAACAAAAAAAGAGCGCAGAGGCTTTTCCTGAATTACCACCGATGCCCGAACCACCGATGCCCGAACCACCAATGTCCGAGCCACAGATGCCCGAACCACCAATGTCCGAGCCACAGATGCCAGAACCACCAATGTCCGAGCCACAGATGCCGCCATCAACACTAAAGGTTGGTAAAGGCGAAGTCAGTACTATTCCGCTACCGCCAGCACCACCTAAAACACCAAATGATGTAGTATCAGAACATGAAAGGTTAAAGAAGGAAGAAAAAAAGTTAAACCAAAAAGAAAAGATTTTGGCTGAACAAGAGAAAATCCTGGTACAGCAAGAGAAAGCATTACAAAAACAGGAAGAAAAACTCCTAAAAAGCGAACTAGCTGTGGTAAACGAACCTGCTCCGCCAGCACCACCAAAGAGTCCGTTAGACCACGTTATTGAAATGGCTAAAAAAGATGCCAACTTCTACTATGAAGGAAAAGCAATAACTTCAGACGAAGCTATTGATTTAATCAAAAACAATAATAATTTAAACATAGATACTAGAAATACGGGAAGTAAATACCCTAGCGTGAAAATTTCAAAAGAGCCCATTGTCATTAAAAACTAA
- a CDS encoding BlaI/MecI/CopY family transcriptional regulator, with amino-acid sequence MQLSKSEEELMNILWKQKTALMKDLLASYDDPKPATTTIATLLKRMTDKGFIAYKTLGRSREYYPLVKKKDYFSKHVNGLIKNFFNDSASQFASFFTQETALTKEELEDLKALIDSELKKK; translated from the coding sequence ATGCAACTTTCAAAATCAGAAGAAGAATTAATGAATATACTATGGAAGCAGAAAACAGCTCTCATGAAAGATTTGTTAGCATCTTATGACGATCCCAAACCTGCTACCACCACTATAGCAACACTGCTAAAAAGAATGACAGATAAAGGGTTTATAGCCTATAAAACATTAGGTAGGTCAAGAGAGTACTATCCGCTGGTAAAAAAGAAAGATTATTTTTCTAAGCATGTAAACGGACTCATAAAGAACTTTTTTAACGACAGTGCTAGTCAGTTTGCCTCTTTTTTTACACAAGAAACAGCACTTACCAAAGAGGAATTGGAAGACCTAAAAGCTTTAATTGATAGTGAACTGAAAAAGAAATAA
- a CDS encoding alkylphosphonate utilization protein, with protein sequence MSILEELIERSGNKCELCTSTDDLQVYEVPPVSISGVDSSLLACGVCVDQIENPENTDPNHWRCLNDSMWSEYDTVKVVAWRMLSRLKGEGWPKDLLEMIYLEDETLKFAKATGEGLAEADKIIHRDVNGVILENGDSVVLIKDLKIKGSSQVAKQGTAVRRISLDRENAEFIEGKVGPTMTVIVTKYVKKL encoded by the coding sequence ATGAGCATACTAGAAGAATTGATAGAAAGAAGCGGAAACAAATGTGAATTATGTACATCAACAGATGATTTGCAGGTATATGAAGTTCCACCAGTTTCTATAAGCGGTGTAGATAGTAGTCTTTTAGCCTGTGGTGTTTGTGTAGATCAGATAGAAAATCCAGAGAATACAGATCCTAATCATTGGAGATGCTTAAACGATAGCATGTGGAGTGAGTATGACACAGTTAAGGTAGTAGCATGGAGAATGCTATCTCGTTTAAAAGGAGAGGGCTGGCCTAAAGATTTACTTGAAATGATTTATTTAGAAGATGAAACACTAAAGTTTGCCAAAGCTACCGGCGAAGGATTGGCGGAAGCGGATAAAATTATCCATAGAGATGTGAATGGGGTGATTTTAGAAAATGGGGATAGTGTTGTTTTGATTAAGGATTTGAAAATTAAAGGTTCTAGTCAGGTGGCAAAACAAGGAACAGCAGTTCGTAGAATTTCTTTAGATCGTGAGAATGCAGAATTTATAGAAGGCAAAGTAGGTCCTACGATGACTGTAATTGTTACTAAGTATGTGAAAAAACTATAA
- a CDS encoding DUF2846 domain-containing protein, protein MKKTLFIILGMLLSTQLGYSQETAKVYFMRTTGFQGSAQGFTAFIDGELTCKLNNKRYSVHEVAPGTHLFSVQFAGKKSKEKAAKEQITISVEAGKTYYIQMLFQTGILANNLYCQEVTENSANTILPNLQEDTKCL, encoded by the coding sequence ATGAAGAAAACCTTATTCATTATCTTAGGCATGCTACTAAGTACGCAACTAGGATATTCTCAAGAAACTGCTAAAGTTTACTTTATGAGAACTACCGGATTTCAAGGTTCCGCACAAGGCTTTACAGCTTTTATTGATGGCGAATTAACCTGTAAGCTTAACAACAAACGTTATTCCGTTCATGAAGTCGCGCCAGGAACGCATCTTTTTTCAGTACAATTCGCAGGGAAAAAATCAAAAGAAAAAGCAGCAAAAGAACAAATAACTATTTCCGTAGAAGCAGGAAAAACGTATTATATTCAAATGCTCTTCCAGACAGGAATACTTGCAAATAACTTGTATTGTCAAGAAGTAACAGAAAACTCAGCAAATACAATTTTACCAAATTTACAAGAAGACACAAAATGCTTATAG
- a CDS encoding NYN domain-containing protein encodes MDSNINLAVLIDGDNIPSAQVKEMMEEIAKYGNPTIKRIYGDWTKPNLTKWKNLLLENAITPIQQYGYTTGKNATDSAMIIDAMDILYSEKVNGFCLVSSDSDFTRLATRLREAGMKVIGIGEKKTPNPFIVACDKFIYIEILKSKIESPESDTEKDDAKDTVDKITRKDIQLIKTTISDVSDDDGWAFLGDVGSLLQKKQPNFDSRNYGFDKLTPLIKSIDIFELEQRENSKSRNKLIFVRIKQKHNPKKK; translated from the coding sequence ATGGATTCAAATATAAATTTAGCAGTGCTAATTGATGGCGATAACATTCCTTCTGCTCAAGTAAAAGAAATGATGGAAGAAATTGCAAAGTATGGCAATCCAACCATTAAAAGAATTTATGGCGATTGGACCAAACCCAATTTAACAAAATGGAAGAATCTATTGTTAGAAAATGCCATTACTCCTATTCAGCAATATGGGTATACTACAGGTAAAAATGCAACAGATTCCGCCATGATTATTGATGCTATGGATATTTTATATTCAGAGAAGGTAAATGGTTTTTGCCTTGTTTCTAGTGATAGTGATTTTACCAGACTTGCGACACGTTTACGGGAGGCTGGAATGAAAGTCATCGGGATTGGAGAAAAGAAAACACCAAATCCGTTTATTGTCGCTTGCGATAAATTCATATATATTGAAATTCTAAAATCGAAAATCGAAAGTCCAGAAAGCGATACCGAGAAAGACGATGCCAAAGACACGGTAGATAAAATCACTCGAAAAGACATACAACTTATAAAAACAACCATCTCTGATGTTTCAGATGATGATGGTTGGGCTTTTCTAGGCGATGTCGGGAGTTTGCTTCAAAAGAAACAACCTAATTTCGATTCCAGGAATTATGGCTTTGACAAGCTTACCCCATTAATTAAGTCTATTGATATTTTTGAATTAGAACAACGTGAAAATTCAAAAAGTCGAAATAAATTAATTTTCGTACGGATCAAGCAAAAGCACAATCCTAAGAAAAAATAG
- a CDS encoding dipeptidase — MEAIKNYISEHKERFISELIDLLKIPSVSADTAFTQDVLDTADAVKKALTAAGCDAVEICETDGYPIVYAEKIINPALPTVLVYGHYDVQPADPINLWTSPPFEPVIKKTDKHPEGAIFARGACDDKGQMYMHVKAMEYMVKTNQLPCNVKFMIEGEEEVGSSNLAIFVANNKEKLANDIILISDTGMIANDVPSITTGLRGLSYVEVEVTGPNRDLHSGLYGGAVANPINILTKMIASLHDENNHITIPGFYDKVEELSKEERAEMAKAPFSLENYKKALDIDAVYGESGYTTNERNSIRPTLDVNGIWGGYTGEGAKTVIASKAFAKISMRLVPNQDWKEITDLFKTHFENIAPKGVKVVVKPHHGGQGYVTPINTVGYQAASKAYETTFGKKPIPQRSGGSIPIVALFEKELNSKTILMGFGLDSDAIHSPNEHFGVWNYLKGIETIPYFYKYYTELFKK; from the coding sequence ATGGAAGCAATAAAAAATTACATTTCTGAACACAAAGAGCGTTTTATTTCTGAACTTATAGACCTATTGAAAATCCCGTCAGTAAGCGCAGACACTGCGTTTACACAAGATGTGCTAGATACTGCTGATGCCGTAAAGAAAGCTTTAACAGCTGCTGGATGTGATGCTGTAGAAATTTGTGAAACAGATGGCTATCCGATCGTTTATGCTGAAAAAATTATAAATCCAGCCCTTCCAACCGTACTTGTTTACGGTCATTATGACGTTCAACCGGCAGATCCAATCAATTTATGGACCTCTCCACCCTTTGAACCTGTCATCAAAAAAACAGACAAACATCCTGAAGGAGCAATTTTTGCTCGTGGCGCTTGTGATGATAAAGGGCAAATGTATATGCATGTAAAAGCAATGGAATATATGGTGAAAACAAACCAACTTCCTTGTAATGTAAAATTCATGATTGAAGGAGAAGAAGAAGTTGGTAGTAGCAACTTGGCCATTTTTGTAGCTAACAATAAAGAAAAACTTGCTAATGATATTATTCTAATATCAGATACTGGAATGATTGCTAATGATGTACCTTCTATTACTACGGGTTTACGTGGCCTAAGCTATGTTGAAGTGGAGGTTACCGGCCCCAATCGCGATTTACATTCTGGTTTATACGGTGGTGCTGTTGCAAACCCTATCAATATTTTAACTAAAATGATTGCTAGTTTACATGATGAAAACAATCATATTACTATACCGGGCTTTTATGATAAGGTAGAAGAGCTTTCTAAAGAAGAGCGCGCCGAAATGGCGAAAGCTCCTTTTAGTCTTGAGAATTATAAAAAAGCATTGGATATTGATGCTGTTTATGGTGAAAGTGGCTATACGACCAATGAACGTAATTCTATTAGACCTACTTTAGATGTAAACGGAATTTGGGGTGGTTATACTGGCGAAGGTGCAAAAACGGTTATTGCAAGTAAGGCTTTTGCAAAAATATCTATGCGTTTGGTACCCAACCAAGATTGGAAAGAAATTACAGACTTGTTTAAAACCCATTTTGAAAACATCGCACCTAAAGGTGTAAAAGTTGTTGTAAAACCACATCACGGTGGTCAGGGATATGTAACACCTATTAACACTGTTGGCTATCAAGCAGCTTCTAAAGCGTATGAAACTACCTTTGGTAAAAAACCAATCCCCCAACGCAGTGGTGGTAGTATTCCTATTGTAGCGCTTTTTGAAAAAGAACTAAACAGTAAAACTATTCTTATGGGCTTTGGCTTAGATAGTGATGCCATTCATTCTCCTAACGAGCATTTCGGAGTTTGGAATTATCTAAAAGGTATAGAAACTATTCCTTATTTTTATAAGTATTATACCGAATTATTTAAAAAATAG
- a CDS encoding heme-binding domain-containing protein — translation MLKKILIGLGLIFVVLQFFRPEKNTSNDMTHDISTAYEIPEDVNHLLKVSCNDCHSNNTEYPWYANVQPVAWWLNDHVADGKRHLNFSTFTTLPIAVQNHKLEETIEMVEEKEMPLASYTNFGLHSEADLSDAQREKIIHWAKAQMDVLKNNYPADSLIMKRRKK, via the coding sequence ATGCTGAAAAAAATATTAATTGGCCTTGGGCTAATCTTTGTAGTACTTCAATTTTTTCGTCCAGAAAAAAACACTTCTAATGATATGACTCATGATATTTCTACAGCCTATGAAATTCCAGAAGATGTAAATCATCTATTAAAAGTATCTTGTAATGATTGCCACTCTAACAATACAGAATACCCATGGTATGCAAATGTTCAGCCGGTAGCATGGTGGTTAAATGATCATGTAGCAGATGGAAAAAGACACTTAAACTTCTCAACATTTACAACACTGCCAATAGCGGTTCAAAACCATAAATTAGAGGAAACCATAGAGATGGTAGAAGAAAAAGAAATGCCACTAGCCTCTTATACTAATTTCGGCTTACATTCTGAAGCCGATTTAAGTGATGCGCAACGTGAAAAAATAATTCATTGGGCAAAAGCACAAATGGATGTTTTAAAAAATAATTATCCTGCAGATAGTTTAATTATGAAGCGTAGAAAGAAATAA